In Lolium rigidum isolate FL_2022 chromosome 7, APGP_CSIRO_Lrig_0.1, whole genome shotgun sequence, the DNA window CTTGATGCCATCGTGCGGCTCCACGGAAGTAGGAACCTGGAACCGACGCACCCTTCCTGGAGCGTCGCCTCTAGGGAACCTCCATAGGAACAGACGCATCCCTCCGATGCGTCCCTTGATATTGTATATAAGTTCTCAATCATGATCAATAAAGATTAAGGATTCATTTGTTCAACTTGTCTTTGACTTGTTTGCAATCCAATTCTTCACACATTGTCAGCACTGCTCTCCGGTGAGACCGATTCAAAAAAGAAGGATAGGCAGGTGAGAACATGCCTCGTTTCATGCCCCTCTACCTTCGCCCCTTGCTGCGGGATGACGACCGTCGCCGCCGCTTCGTCTCATGCCACCGCCGACACGGATTTGAAGTACGTTGCTGCTTCGACGGCCGACACTATGGTGCAGGATGTTACATTGGCTGCCGCCACGGCGTAGGAGGCTACCGTCACCTACATGGTAGCCTCCTGCGCCGTGGCGGCAGCCGATGTAGCGGCCTGCACCATAGTGCCGGCCGTCAAAGTGGCGACTTCCTTCAAATCTGTGTCATCGGTAGCGTGAGACGAAGCGGTGGTGACGATCGTCATCCCACAGCAGGCGGCAAAGGTTACAGGGGCATGAAACGAGGCATGTTCTCACCTGTCTATCCTTCTTCCTTGAACCGCTCTCGCCGGAGAGCAGTGCTGATAACGTGTGAAGAATTGGATTGCAATCAAGCCAGAGACAAGTTGAACAAATGAATCCTTAATCTTTATTGATCATGATTGAGAACTTATATACAACATCAAGGGACGCATCGGATGGATGCGTCTGTTCCTATGGCGTTCCCTCGCGACGCTCCAGGAAGGGTGCGTCGATTCCTACTTTCGTAGAGCCGCATGATGGCATCAGGAGGAAGCGGGGATTATCCTCAGATAACCATCAGTGTTGTTTTATTTTTAGCAGAATCCATGTCCTTAGCTGGTATAAAGGGACCAACCTAAATCGTTAAGAATCACTGCATCAGTTTAGCACCAGAGTCTTACTGTACACGGGTCCGGCTTCAAATCTTTAGTTCGTGGTGCTACTCCCTGCACTGCACTAACTATTATTGTTGGTCAGCATTGAGCCAAGTCTACTTGAATTCTAGGCCGGAAACCTAAGTTCTCTTGCCGGCTATTCAAGAAAGAAATACTTATTCATAAACTTCCTTTTATCAAGCATAATAGCTCTTATACGCTTGTACGGAGGAGTATGGCTCCGGATTCAAATCTTCAGTTCGTGGACTCGCGGTGGTACTCCCTGCGCTGTACTAACTATTATTGTTGGTCAGCAGTGAGCCAGTGACTTGTTCGTGGAGTGTAGTTTTGAAAAATGGCCCAGATATTACAGACACGACTTGAATGATCCCATGTGGAATGTTTGAAAACCTGTCAATCCATGTGGAATGTTTGAAAACCTATCGATCTATCTAACCACTTCATATGGATCtttaattctttattataactaGCTAGAAGATTCAATGTGCTGATACAGTACAGCCATGTGTGCCCTGCTTTTCGGTCTTTAGTGCCAACAACCATATCTGCCAATTCTACAGCTTTTCAAGTCAATAATAATTTGTGAATAACAAATTATGTGTCATTCTGCATCGGCGCGATGCCATTTTTTCATGCATTACAAGTATGTATGTACCTGTACTCAAATGAGCTTCACTTCCAAAACGTATAAATTACCAGTTTCTCTGATCTTAGATACATATTACGCCAAGAACCGGTAGGAAATTGCCTATTTGTGCTACCCAGCATCCAGCTTATCTTCTAGCCTTCGTTAGGACCAAGCTCTGGATCCACAACATAGCCTCTTAGAGATGGTGTCTTGCCGATGGCAGGCACCTTTTTCTGAAGCCTTTTCCTCGCGATGTAACCCCGAATCCATGGGGTCACATCCTCATTTACCTTGATCATGGCGAAGAAAAGCATGCGGTAGATGAAGATCATGCTGAAAATGACTGATAGATCGATCCACTTTGACCGCTTTACGTTAATCTCAAAGATGTACTTCAGTATGAACTCCCCAGGGATCTTCGGTTGGTCTGGGTATTGGTTGTCGAATAGGAGACCATCCATGTCATTCTGGCATTGGCCCTGTAGACAGGTAGAGTTTCTTGTCAAATTTCATATTGGAATCCACTATGCTGCTGTAATATATAGGGAGACCAAATATTTACCTGTAGTGCCCAGTAATGGAAGCTAATGTACTGCATGGGGTATCTCCAGAAAACCTTAGGGATGTCGTATGGAAGTCTGAAGTATCCAGATACAAGCATGAATATACCCTGTCCAAGAGAAATCGTGAGACAGTTTCTTCCTGTGGAGCTCTCAGGAAGAAAAACTTCGATGGAAGTACAATTACATTTCTTTCGCCAGTAATACAATGTCTGCAGTTTCTATAGCCTGTATCTAAATAATATCTTTGAAAGATCTGATGCTATCTTATACATGTGCTGAAGTTTAGACTGCTATTGTGGTCAGTATATAATACCAGTACTGTTTAGTACTGATTTATGTGTCAAGCCTGATTGTTTATTGAAGCAGTACATCTTATCAAACCAACTTTGATGCATTCTGGTTCCAGAGAACATTTTAAAAGCTTTGCTTACATCATGTGCCCTAAAAATTCATGCTCAGGTAGTCAGGTTTCCTTTATTTTTCTCCTTTAATTTAGCGAGGTGCTTTAATTCCTACTTGTAAAGAGAACTGCACTAGATTTGAAGCGATTATGCTGTAATAATCATACCCATTGGCTACCATAAGCAATGCTGGTAATAAAGGACACCATCTAGACATTCATAACTGCAGTTCACAGGAGTATATATGATGCCAAATGGAAAAAAACTGGGACAAAATGTACCTGAATTCCAGCTCCTATGATGATGCCCATGAGGAAATTGGGTATGACACTTGCAATGGCCATCATCAAGCTCTCAACCACGGTGACACTGGCGTAGAGATTCAAGACGAAGAAGATGTAGTGTGAGAAACCAGGATGAAGGCGCACCATGAAGTAACATACTGTTCCCGACATGAAACATATCAGGATCAGGAATGGCATGGCCGAGAGGGTGTTGGCAATAACAAATGCCAAAACACCATAGTGCCCATTTAGCCGCTCCCGCTGGAAAACCTGTGAATGAGTTACACAGCAAGTGAGCAAACTTTACATGGCAGTTCAAACTGTGGTACGAAATGATAGTCTAAAATTTCACCTTCATTTCTTCCACGAATGAAGGGAATCCTCCAATGGACATGAATGTGACGAATCCAAAGACAAATGCAGCACATGCTGCCCTGGCCTGTGAAGAAAGAGGGAGGTAATGCATTAAAATTATTTGTTGGTTATTTCTGACGAAGGAACAATTTGGtatttgaaagaacatttcatagCTCATGTAACTATACTTGTACTGTTACAAATTTATAGCATTCTGATTCAGATAATGACTGATCAATTTTTTCATACTTACCAGGATGGATGTGTATTTGGTGCCGACATCCAGATAGATTGTGCCAATGCAGACGGTGACAAGGAGATAGATCAAGAGCCTGAGCCAGTAATACCCAAAGTCGCGTGACATGTTGATGAATGAGCGCCTGGTAAGGGTACAAGCTTGCATCAAGAAGCTGGCCTGGCTGCCGCTTGAATCCAGCACCGTTCCTTTCTGCAGCAAATAACACAGCCATTACTTCTGGTCATTTTCTTTCCCGTATGCAATCGTTATTAGGACCACACACCAAAAAGACAGAACAATTTATGTTGCATTTAGGTAGTATATGAGAGAGAACGTACAATTCTCGCAATGTCATTAACTTTCTCCCTTGCTGCGTAGTAGTACTGTGACCTGCTGAAGGAAGACACCAGCTTTCTGATGGCCTCTGATGTGGTTATCTTGTCTAGAGGATCATCAGACCTTTCGACCTGCAACAGTTGATGGGTGGGTGTGTGAGAATTGTATTTGCTTGCACCAGAGAACAGGTTGGTGCAGTTTTCGTCGAATTGTCTGGTGATCGATGTCTCATCCCGGTTCCTTCTTACCCTTGCTTTCATCGATCCTTTCAGGGTGGCCTTCACCTTGTCGAAGTCCGAGTTGACGCACCGCAGGAAGTGATCCGACGGGTTCCTCAGAGGCGGGCATGGGAAGCCAGCTTCAGCGAAGAACTGCGATAAGGGAAAGCAGTCAGTAAGTGTTGAGCACAGAAGCACGGTTGGTAGTGTTAACTGTTCATTACTGATCCAGCTCGATCACTTTGTAGTAGAGAGTAGCAGGAAGCCATTAATAAGAGGTGTGCCTGCCTGCCTGCGAGGAATTAAATTACCTCACATGCTTGGGAGGCCTGGCCGAAGTAGACGTTTTTGCCCCCGGAGAGGAGGAAGAGCATGTCGAAGAGCTCGAAGACCTCGCTGCTGGGCTGGTGGATGGACGCAATCACTGTCCTGCCGTCCCTTGCCAGGCCCCTCAGCGTCTGCGTCACGAAGAAGGCCGAAGAGCTGCACACAACCACACAGCAACAACAGTTAGCCGTCAATTAATTTCCTCCAACTAGACGACCAGCAGCACACTGCTCCTGCTGTTCGATAGAATAGTAAGGATAGAGAAGGGCACGATGGGTTACCTGTCGAGGCCGCTGGTGGGCTcgtcgaggaagaggaggcgtGGCCGCATGAGGAGCTCGAGCGCGATGCTGACCCGGCGCTTCTCGCCGCCGCTGACGCCCCGGAGGTGCCAGTTGCCGACGACGGTGTCGGCGCAGTCCTGGAGCCCCATCTCGATGATGGTGCCCTCCACCAGCGCGCGCTTGTCCTCGCGGGGCATCTTGTCCGGCAGCCGCAGCAGCGCCGAGTAGCCGATCGTCTCCCGCACCGTCAGCGTCCCGATCAGGTTGTCGTCCTGCGTCACGTACGCCTGCATGCATGCGTGCGTCCGTTCGCCAACAAAACCCATTCAGCACCATACTACTAGAAGGAAGGATTGGTCATGTTGTGATGATCCGAAAAGCTGTATTCCGTTGGTTTCGTCGCGTCCAAAGCAGTGGCACTGGAAGTCGGCTAGGCCAAAATCATGCATATCCGGAGGGCCGATGTTTTTCTTCTCATGCTGACCAGAGACTTGGCACTCGCTTACTGCTGACCACAGGAATCTACGGTAAAAgcaccaagaaaaaaaaaagcccaAGCTGCAACTGTAAACCAGCATCATAAATTCTGAACAGTGTCACCATAACTAACACTACACAGCTGCCTGTATTAATGTTACTATGGGTAGTAGGTCGCAGCACGACCTTTTCAATTTCTCTTTTGCCAACATGAACGACGGTTTTGCCCTTGGATCAAGAGGAGAAAATAAAACGAGATCTGTATGATGAACGGTATCGAATTGAAAGCAGCAGGCAAAGGGCTCAGAAACCAGAACGTCTTAATTGCTGCACCCAACCACTCGACACGCTATCTCTCTGCCCGTAGGGAGCACAGTAGGGGCAGGCATGTGTACAGCTCTCTCCGTCTGGGTCTGGGACAGGTGCGAAATAAACGAGCCGAATCAAGAGCCGGTCGCGCGGGCACCCCGTGGATTTTGATGGCCGCCGGTAACCACCAGGCGCATCGGTGTAGAATTGATTAGCCGGTGCATGCGACGGTACTACCACTTCTGCTCGAAACGTATTACGCGTGAGGAGCATCTAGCATCTGAAAGCTAGCTTCTACATGTTCCGAAATGGCATGAGGCGCTACCTGTGGTCTGTGGATCACTTGGGCTGGACTTTGCTAATTAGATGAACACCTATGTATATGGGCGAAAGTAACAGCCTAATGCCCAAAAATAGTGATTTTTGTTGTCGGATGAAACGAGCGAAGCAAGTAGAGCTAAAACAAGTGAAGCGAGGAAGCGAGCTAGCTGGACGTACCGCGGCGCCAAAGGATAGCTTGGCCTTGCGCCCGTTGAGGAGGACGCTGCCGGAGAGGAAGGCGTTGGCGGCGAGGCGGCCCGCGAGGGCGTCCAGGAGAGTGGACTT includes these proteins:
- the LOC124670160 gene encoding ABC transporter G family member 11-like isoform X2, producing MRGGRGEETPRRTAAGQAMQELQANGATATATSASGAMVVGLSPLSETLWRDSKSLPGAAALIGEVSARLTWKDLSVTVALGPGKTQTVLDELTGFAEPGSLTALMGPSGSGKSTLLDALAGRLAANAFLSGSVLLNGRKAKLSFGAAAYVTQDDNLIGTLTVRETIGYSALLRLPDKMPREDKRALVEGTIIEMGLQDCADTVVGNWHLRGVSGGEKRRVSIALELLMRPRLLFLDEPTSGLDSSSAFFVTQTLRGLARDGRTVIASIHQPSSEVFELFDMLFLLSGGKNVYFGQASQACEFFAEAGFPCPPLRNPSDHFLRCVNSDFDKVKATLKGSMKARVERSDDPLDKITTSEAIRKLVSSFSRSQYYYAAREKVNDIARIKGTVLDSSGSQASFLMQACTLTRRSFINMSRDFGYYWLRLLIYLLVTVCIGTIYLDVGTKYTSILARAACAAFVFGFVTFMSIGGFPSFVEEMKVFQRERLNGHYGVLAFVIANTLSAMPFLILICFMSGTVCYFMVRLHPGFSHYIFFVLNLYASVTVVESLMMAIASVIPNFLMGIIIGAGIQGIFMLVSGYFRLPYDIPKVFWRYPMQYISFHYWALQGQCQNDMDGLLFDNQYPDQPKIPGEFILKYIFEINVKRSKWIDLSVIFSMIFIYRMLFFAMIKVNEDVTPWIRGYIARKRLQKKVPAIGKTPSLRGYVVDPELGPNEG
- the LOC124670160 gene encoding ABC transporter G family member 11-like isoform X1, with translation MRGGRGEETPRRTAAGQAMQELQANGATATATSASGAMVVGLSPLSETLWRDSKSLPGAAALIGEVSARLTWKDLSVTVALGPGKTQTVLDELTGFAEPGSLTALMGPSGSGKSTLLDALAGRLAANAFLSGSVLLNGRKAKLSFGAAAYVTQDDNLIGTLTVRETIGYSALLRLPDKMPREDKRALVEGTIIEMGLQDCADTVVGNWHLRGVSGGEKRRVSIALELLMRPRLLFLDEPTSGLDSCCCCVVVCSSSAFFVTQTLRGLARDGRTVIASIHQPSSEVFELFDMLFLLSGGKNVYFGQASQACEFFAEAGFPCPPLRNPSDHFLRCVNSDFDKVKATLKGSMKARVERSDDPLDKITTSEAIRKLVSSFSRSQYYYAAREKVNDIARIKGTVLDSSGSQASFLMQACTLTRRSFINMSRDFGYYWLRLLIYLLVTVCIGTIYLDVGTKYTSILARAACAAFVFGFVTFMSIGGFPSFVEEMKVFQRERLNGHYGVLAFVIANTLSAMPFLILICFMSGTVCYFMVRLHPGFSHYIFFVLNLYASVTVVESLMMAIASVIPNFLMGIIIGAGIQGIFMLVSGYFRLPYDIPKVFWRYPMQYISFHYWALQGQCQNDMDGLLFDNQYPDQPKIPGEFILKYIFEINVKRSKWIDLSVIFSMIFIYRMLFFAMIKVNEDVTPWIRGYIARKRLQKKVPAIGKTPSLRGYVVDPELGPNEG